A stretch of DNA from Candidatus Pseudomonas phytovorans:
GACCGATTGCAGCAAGGTGGTGTCGGCGGTCAGCCGCGACTGGATCTCGGAGCTGCGGTTGTCTTCGAAAAAGCCGGGGTGCAGACCGATCAGGTGGTCGAACACGGCGCGGCGGATATCCGCCACGCAGCGCTCACCGATCCACGACACCAGGTAGAAACGGCTGAAAGTGCCCACCGCCAGGGCCAACACCAGCAGCAGGAACAACCCTATAGTCTGGTTGAGTTGGTGCGCGGAGCGGGTCATGAAGCCCTGATCCACCAGCAGGCGGATGCCCTGCCCCATCGACAGGGTGATGGCGGCAGTGACCACCAGCGCCAACAAGGCCAGCAGCACCTGACGACGGTACGGACGAACAAATTGCCATGCCAGGCGCAAGGCACGGCGTTGGCGAGGGGAAACCGGTTCGGACATGGCGGCGACCATAATTGCGGGGAAGCCGCAGACTACCACTCATCCGGGCCGGGAAATGGATGCCGGTTGCTATAACGCATCGGTCTAAACAGATTGTGGAGCTTTCACAGGGTTTCTGTTGGACTGTTGCTGCTGTGGCACAGAAGCTGTCACAGGCCAGTCACGGCGCAGGGCTAACCTGAACTTGAACCTGAAGAGGAGACAGTGCATGAGCTTGCAGCATGGTAATGACAACCAGAAACCTCAGAATACCCAGCAACCACAGGCGTGCGGTTCGATCATCGACGGCAAGGGGCGCGAAGTGCCTATTACCGAGCAGATGATCCAGCAAGCCTGCAAGGCCTTGGAAGAAAGCCGGGTCGAGCGCTTACGCAAAGGTTGATCGGCGATTTTTTGCAACCCGGCGCCTGCGCCGGGTTTTTATTGCCTGACAGCAGGTGTACACCCCCTGTAGGAGCGGCCTTGTGTCGCGATCGGGCCGCAGGGCGGCCCCAGGATTTCAGCTTCGCCGCCCAGACTGCAGGGGCCGCTTCGCGGCCCGATCGCGACACAAGGCCGCTCCTACAGGGGGACTGTTAAGGCCTGCGGGAATTGCGAGTCTGTCAGACCAACTGCGCCCCCAAGGCACTGACCAGCTGCGCCAGCTGCGGCGACTCCCCGCGCAAGCGCACCGCCAACCCCTCGATCTCGCGCCGAGGCGGGTACTGTTTACGCAACTGGTCGAACGCCGCACGCTGCTGTTGCGGGTCATCACTCAGGCTGCGACGGAAGTCGGCATCGTCGCGGCGTGGGTCGTACACGGCGCGGCACAGGGTCGCCAATGCCCAGGCAGGGTCCGTGCTGGCATCCAGCTCGATCTGCGCCAGCGGCGGCGGAGGCAGCAAGTCTGCCAGTTGCACCTGCTCGTCCACACCCAGGAAACGGCACAGTGCCTGGTAGATCTGCGCCGTGCCACGCTGGCGGCCGTCGAGGCTGTAGCCGGCAATGTGCGGTGAGGCCAGTGTGCAAAGGTCGGCCAGTTGCAGGTCGACTTGTGGCTCGCCCTCCCACACATCCAGCACCGCATGCACGTCTTCACGGTCCAGCAGCAGCTCGCGCAAGGCGGCGTTGTCTACCACCGGGCCACGGCTGGCGTTGATCAGCCAGGCACCCGGGCGCAACTGCGCGAGCTGCGCCTGGCCCAACAGGTGCCAGGTCGGGTGCTCGCCACCGCGTTGCAACGGGGTGTGCAGGCTGATCACATCGCACTGTTGCACGACGGCTTCCAGGCTGACGTAGTTGCCGCCCTCGGTGGCCTGGCGCAACGGGTCGCACACCAGCACCTTCCAGCCCAGGCCGTGCAGTACCCGCACCAGGCGGCCACCCACCTCACCCGCGCCGACCACGCCATAGACGCGCTCGGGGAGTGCCGCGCCATCGAGCTCGGCCAGGGTCAGCAGGCTGCCCAGCACGTAGTCGACCACGCCGCGGGCATTACAGCCCGGTGCGCTGCTCCAGCGGATGCCGGCTTCGGCAAAGTAGTCCAGGTCCAGGTGATCGGTGCCGATGGTGCAAGTGCCGACAAACCGTATACGGCTGCCTTCGAGCAATTGGCGGTCGACCTTGGTTACCGAGCGCACCAGCAGGATGTCGGCGTCCTTGACGCTGGCGGCATCGAGGCTTCGGCCAGGGTAACGGCGGATTTCACCGAAACCCTCGAAGAAGGCATCGAGCAGCGGGATGTTCTCGTCGGCAACTATCAGCATGGCGCTCTCCTGTCTGGGGAACGCAGTGTAGGCGCAACGTCAGGCCTGTTCCAGAGCGTTTCAGTCGGCTTTCTTGCGGATCCAGTACAGATAGGTACCGGCGTCCTCTTGCTGCTGCAGCAGTTCGTGGCCGAGGAAGTTGCAGAACTTGGGGATGTCGCGGCGGGTCGACGGGTCGGTGGCGATGACCTTGAGCAGGCCGCCAGCGGCCAGGTCACGCACGTGCTGGTGCAGCATCATCACCGGTTCCGGGCAGTTCAGGCCGGAGGCATCAAGGATGGCGTCGGGGGTGAAATCGGTCATGGAGGGCTCCGCAAATGATCGCCATTGTCGCGCATACCGCCTAGTTGACCAAGGGTTTCAGGTGCATGCCTTGAGGTCGGTGTTTGCATTGAGATCGAGCGCCGCCCGCGCGGCGCTTCGCGGGGCAAGCCCGCTCCCACATTCGTTTCGGGCCAATTATTCCTGCATCCAT
This window harbors:
- the pdxB gene encoding 4-phosphoerythronate dehydrogenase PdxB; this encodes MLIVADENIPLLDAFFEGFGEIRRYPGRSLDAASVKDADILLVRSVTKVDRQLLEGSRIRFVGTCTIGTDHLDLDYFAEAGIRWSSAPGCNARGVVDYVLGSLLTLAELDGAALPERVYGVVGAGEVGGRLVRVLHGLGWKVLVCDPLRQATEGGNYVSLEAVVQQCDVISLHTPLQRGGEHPTWHLLGQAQLAQLRPGAWLINASRGPVVDNAALRELLLDREDVHAVLDVWEGEPQVDLQLADLCTLASPHIAGYSLDGRQRGTAQIYQALCRFLGVDEQVQLADLLPPPPLAQIELDASTDPAWALATLCRAVYDPRRDDADFRRSLSDDPQQQRAAFDQLRKQYPPRREIEGLAVRLRGESPQLAQLVSALGAQLV
- the tusA gene encoding sulfurtransferase TusA, with the protein product MTDFTPDAILDASGLNCPEPVMMLHQHVRDLAAGGLLKVIATDPSTRRDIPKFCNFLGHELLQQQEDAGTYLYWIRKKAD